A segment of the Suncus etruscus isolate mSunEtr1 chromosome 19, mSunEtr1.pri.cur, whole genome shotgun sequence genome:
GGAGAGAGGAGGTGAATTCCCGAGGAAGGAGGCCCCAGGAAGCCCCAATCTGGCCCAGCCCCACCTTGTCTGTCACATCTCTCGAGGCACCAGCTGGAGGCTCCTGCAGCTTCTCCGTGTATTTGAGCAGCAAAGAGTTGCCCAGGCGCGAGCCGAGGAATAAGTACCCGGGTTCCATGGTCACCATCTGGGGGTAGGGGGTAAAGAAGGCTGAGGTGACAGGGTGAGGAGGGCCAGGGCAGCCACCCCAGAAGCAGGAGTGACCCTACTCACACTCGTGGTGAGGACACTGGCAGCCGCCCTGTCGAAGTGGAAAGCCCGGACGCTGCGCATGCCATCTGTGATGAGGGTCAGCACATAGCTGGGGAGAGGGGCGAGGGGCTCAGGCTGGGCAGGGCTGCAGTCAAGAGATTTGGGGACGGGGGTTTGGGGGCCGTCGGGGGAGACTCACATCTCGCCGCCCTTGAGGGAGACAACTAGCTTGTCATAAGAGATGAAGGCAGCCTGGGCGCAGTCCAGCGTGATGCGTACCCCGTCCTGCGTGCCTGTGGACACCGCCGCGCTCAGCGCCTGCTCACCTGCTGCCCCGGGTCCAGGCACCTGGCCCCCACCCCTCTGCCACGCCATGTGGCCCGCCCCACTCACGCAGCGGGAAGGCCGTGGTGCCGGACGTGAGGCTGTTGAGGGCCACACCGTAGGGGGGCACACTCTGATTGAGGTACAGCAGGGAGTTGACGGCGAAAATGACCACACCACCTAGAGAGGAAACGTCGGTAGAGGGGGGGCTCTGTCTCACAGCCCTCCCCATCCTGGCTGCCAGGGCCTCACCTATGGGCTTGGGCACCGCCAGGGCCTGGGTGCAGTCGAAGGGCAGGCTGGTGAGGGACCAGATGACCGGGTGCACCTTCTGGGTGATGTTCAGCGAGATGGCCACGATGGAGCACGTGTCCTGCCGCACGGCCACACGCCTGGGGGCGGCACGGGTCAGTCAGCGCCCACCCCAGAGGGCACCCGCACCCGCCCCAACTTCCTGAGCACGGAAGGGCTCACCCTGGCCAGGTCTGGTTGGGCTCAAAGAGAATGAGCAGGGTGGGCTCGTAGTAGCCGTGCAGGAACTGCAGGTCCACGATGTTGAGCAGCTTCTCGTCCAGGGCCCGCACGTCAATGATGTAGCTGGGCAGGAAGCTGGACCTCTGCCTGGGAACAGGGTCAGAGGGCGTGGGGTCAGAGGGTGAGGAGGACGGTTAGTCCCGGCCATGCCCCCATGCCCCTCACTCACCCCACGCCCCTCACTCACCCCTCGCCCACGAGGCCCTCGTGCTCCTCGGCCAGGCTCTCCCGGCGGAAGGGCAGCACCACGAGCCGCGTGCCGTAGATGAGCATGGCCGCACAGCGCCCGTCCGGGTCGACACGCACCCACGGTGTGTGCACGTTCTGCACAAACCCGTCCTGGAAGGCGCAAGAGGAGCGAAAGAGGTTGGGGGGCAGAATTAATGGGGTAAATGGAGGGAATGGGCAGTGGGCAGGGGCAGTGCCAGGTAGTGGGCAGCACAGGGCAGCAGGACCAGGCAATGGGCAGGGACTGTGTGGGTCCCAGCATCCTACCCTCAGCTCAGGCTCCTCGAAGTAGTGCAAAGACAGAGTCTTCAGGTCGTGAGTGCCTGGGTCGTACTCCACCACCGACAGCTGGAACAACGGGTGCCAATCAGGGATGCCCTTTGGTTGCCTTCACCCCTCACCTGGCCAGCTCCCCACCACCTTGTGCTCACCTTGGCGTCCTTGAAGCTCAGTAGCAGGGCATCGCGCTTGGCCCCCGCCAGCTGCACACTGGCCATGGACATGACGTTGccgaagaaggaaaaggaggccACCAGCTCCAGCTTCTCGCGGTGCTCTCGGTGCATTCTGCCATCTACGGGCAAGGAGTGGTGCTCGTCCTTTCCCCAGTCCTCTGCCACCCGACCCACCCCTGTGCTGTGCTAGCTGCAAGCTCACCTGTGCCCCTGTCGCTCCGGGCTGGGGCCtgcggagggagagagaaaaagggcgCTGAAGGGCTGCAGCTTCCTGAGGGCAGCAGGAAGAGCCATGCCCAGGCGAATGGGCTCCACTGTGCACAGCTGTCCTGTGTGACATCATGCGTGACGTCCAGGTGCTGGCCGGCCCACTTTGTGGGCACATACCCCCCCCAGCACTGATGGACACCCCAAAAGCTGAGGGTACCAGAAGCCCATTCACAGGCACCGGACACTATGCAACTTCTAAATCAACATGTAACTTGTTAGTCGCTGACCAGAAACTcctgaggggccaaagcaatagcacagcaatagaaacctgccttgcaagcagcaaacccaggtcaatcccgggcatcccatgttcccccgagcctccaggagtgattcctgagcaaagcaaagtaagccctgagcactgccacgtgtggcaaaacaaaacaaaacaaaacagaattattCCTGCCACGAAAGGACAACTATTGGTAATTAGGACAAAGGAACCAGAACAACAGGATACAGAGCCAAGGTTCTGATGAGAACAGCTGTCAGCTGAAAGAGTCCTATCTGCTCTGCACGCCCAACAGACAGAGGAAGATCCGCAGCTGAAGGGTCGCCTTGGGGTGCACCAGAAATTCTCCCCAGGACCAGCGGGAAAATGCTGGTCATCCTGGCCAGCCAGGTTCAATggctggcaccacatatggctccaGGAGTCCTggccggtgtggccccaaccacAACAATCTCTCTCATCTCCAAAGGGCTCCTGAGTCCTGCACACGCCCCTTTTTGCCTTCCCAGATCTCATACCCAGCATCACATTGTTCCCAGGAACATCACCACCAAAAATGATCTTCGGGCAAGGCTGGCTGTGGGGTGTTCCTTCCCCCCACAACATACCACTAAGGGGCTAATAAGATAGTACCaaaattaaagcacttgcctttcatccCAATTACCCCAGTTctaatacccagcaccacatttaTCCTTTGACctctgccagggatcactccagaataaaaaagtcagaaatagtccctgaacattaccgggtgatattcccaaaaaaataaagaagagaaagcatggaggtaaggcatttgcctttcatgcagaaggacagtggttcgaatctcggcatcccatatggtcccccgagcctgccaagagtgatttctgagtgtggagccaggagtaacccctgagtgttgccgggtgtgacccaaaaaccaaaaagaaaaagaaaaaagaaagcgaAGGATAAAAGGAcatgagggccagagcgatggcgcagcagtagggtgttggcctttcatgcggctgacccaagacggacctcggtttgatccccgagtcccacatggtcccccgagccaggagcgatttctgagcacatagccaggagtaaccccttagcgtcactgggtttggcccaaaacaaacaaaataaatgaaatcagaGGTCAACCACTGGGCAGGAGCACTAGCATAGAGGGAAGGGTGCTTGCTCTGCAGCACCCAGATTCAATGTTCtgaatccccaccaggagtgatctctgtgcacagagccaggaggaacccatgagcactgccaagtgtgcacCCAAAAAGCAAGATCAACTCTGTTCTCAGGCTTCTGGTCCCTGAGTAAACCTGTTTTCTTTGTCCCAACCCTTGTGTTCTGGCAAGCATCAGTCTCTGGATTCCATGGCACTGTGAAATCACATTAGAAGGAAACTCAGTCAGGGGTCAGATTAATAGGGTAGCCAGCAGTAGACACTTTACTTCAACGAGgataacccaggatggaccctggttcaatccccggcatcccatatggtcccccaagcctgccaggagtgatttctttttttgtttgcttgttttttgtttttttggtcacacctggcgatgctcaggggttcctcctggctgtctgctcagaaatagctcctggcaggcacgggggaccatatgggacaccgggattcgaaccaaccacctttggtcctggatcggctgcttgcaagcaaacgccgctgtgctatctctctgggcccaccaggagtgatttctgagcacaaagccaggagtaacccgagcgctgccaggtgtggcctaaaaacaaaaaaaaaggggggggggactcaGAAAGTCACAACCTTGTTGCAGGGCTTATATCACATGGAAAAAGTCAATTGTATCGGACAGTGAGATAGTTAAGGGGTTTGGAGTGTCAGGACCatacggctgacctaggttcaatcctcggcatcccacagggtttccagagcctgccaggagtaacctttgagtgatgtcaagtgtggcccaaaaacaaacaaacaaacaaacaaatgaaagttgtgggggagttggagtgatagaacagctgggaaggtgtttgccttgcatactgccaaccaccgtttgatccccagcatcccaaaaggtccctccatcccaccaggaatgagcactgctggttataactgaaaaataaacaagcacaCAATTATTGGCATGGCATGATAGCACAGGgatcaggcgtttgccttgcatgcagctgagctgggttccattcctggcctcccatagggtcccctgagcctgccaggagtaatctctgagcacagagccaagaatgacatctgagtaccaccgggtataACTAAACACACAGAGCCTAAGAGATCACACCTCTTGTTTTTCTCCTTagacaaagcaaacaacaaagcACCTACTCTGTTGTTCCTCCTAAGCCTATTGAATCCGGTCTTTGTCCTAACCTGATTGGCGAGACACGGAGCTATCCATCCATTCCCTCCCAGCGGCTTGTGGATGGTTTTCGAGTCTGGAAGCTCTCTACCTGCCTGGAATCCCACCTCACCAGCTTCACTGACAATTCGGTGGGGCCCAAAGTCCCACCAACCGGCCAAAAGAAAGAGTCCACGTGCCtggtgccttgcatgcggccaacctgggtttaggtaccagcatcccatttgatccctggagcaccactgggtggaaTTCCTGAATTCCAGGAGTGCTCCCGAGGtgcggcccccaaacaaacaaacacccctCGCAAGAATCATGCCTGCCTCACATGTGCTCCCGAGACCCATGAGGtgggtctcacacacacacacacacacacacacacagagcaagaATCATGCCTGCTTCGCATGTATGGTGGGTGCCTGGCCTCAGTCCAGACCCCAGGACCCTGAGGGTGCCGGGCAGGGCCAGGagtcccccaaaacacacacacacagatatcaacagatacacacacacagcaagaATCATGCCTGCTTCGCGTGTATGGTGGATGCCTGGCCTCAGTCCAGACCCCAGGACCCTAAGGGTGCTGGGCAGGGCCAGGGATGCCCAGGGGTcccccaagacacacacacagatatccacagatacacacacacagcaagaATCATGCCTGCTTCGCATGTATGGTGGATGCCCGGCCTCAGCCCAGACCCCAGAACCCTGAGGGTGCCGGGCAGGGCCAGGGGTGCCCAGGGGTCccccaaacatacacacatacacacacacatagatatccacagatacacacacacacacacacacacacacacagatatccACAGATACAGACACAGCAAGAATCATGCCTGCTTCGCATGTATGTACGGTGGAGACCCGGCCTCAGCCCAAGTCCCAGGGCCCTGAGGATGCCGGGCAGGGCCAGGGATGCCCAGGggtcccccaaaacacacacactgaGATCCACAGATCCACACACAGCAAGAATCATGCCTGCTTCGCATGTATGGTGGACGCCTGGCCTCAGTCCAGACCCCAGGACCCTGAGGGTGCCGGGCAGGGCCAGGGGTGCCCAGGGGTCCCCCAAAATACACACAGAGATCCACAGATCCACACACAGCAAGAATCATGCCCGCTTCGCATGTATGGTGGACGCCTGGCCTCAGTCCAGACCCCAGGGCCCTGAGGATGCCGGGCAGGGCCAGGGGTGCCCAGGggtcccccaaaacacacacacacacacacacacacacagatccaCAGATCCACACACAGCAAGAATCATGCCTGCTTCGCATGTGTATGGTGGACGCCTGGCCTCAGTTCAGACCCCAGAACCCTGAGGGTGCCGGGCAGGGCCAGGGGTGCCCAGGggtcccccaaaacacacacagagagagatccacagatacacacacagcaAGAATCATGCCCGCTTCACATATATGGTGGATGCCTGGACTCAGTCCAGACCCCAGAATGATGCCCGCCTCGCAGGGACGGTGGGCGCCCGGCCTCGGCGCAGACCCCAGGGCCCCGAGGGTGCGGGCAGggccaggggtgctcagggacgCCCGAGCCCCAGGCCCACCTCGGCGTCGCGGGCCAGGCGGTAGACGTAGAGCTGCGAGGTGCCGGCCACCACGAGGTTGCGCTCGCTGTTGCTGAAGAAGTTGCAGTACATGGCGAACTCCAGCCCGGTGGGCGGGTGGGCCTGCTTGTACACGGCGTACATGGCGGCGGCGGCCGGGCTGCCTCGGGGCGAGGGGCCGCCCGGGACCCCGGTTCCGGCCCCCGGCTCTCCCGGCGGTTGCGGCGGCGGCGATCGCGCTCCGGCCGCGTCCGGGTTCCCGCCCTGGTGCGCATGCGCGGCGCGCCGCGGCGGCGGGGCGGCAGCGGCCTCTAGTGGCCGGAGGTCTCCCTGCAGCCGAGCTTCTGGGGCCCTGGGTTGGGGCCTGGTCCCAAGGAGGCTGCCATTGCAGGAATAGGGGAGTCTCTGCAGGGACTGGGGAGTCTTTTCCCCGCGGGCCCACAGGTCCCCAAGTCGTGTACTTGCCCAAGCAGGCTGGTGCACACCGGGGAGGACTTTTCTTggtttcatgcagccaacccaggttggattcccccCAACAACACCAGGCCTATAGGTTCCCCCGAGTCCCACCAGGTcagatccttttatttttttaaattttattttactttatggtttttgggtccacccggcagcgctcaggggttactcctggatctgtactcagagatttctcctggcacACTCAagggggagaccctatgggatgccatatgggactcgaacctccgtccttctgcgcgcaaggcaaatgtcctacctccatgctatctctccagccccaggtcggattcttgagtacagagtcaggagtaacccctgagcatcgcagggtgttcCCCCGAGCCCCCCCTCAAAAATCAGAAAGTGATGCCAGGCACAGATGTACACTTCAGCAGAGTAATGTCACagtaggaagggtgtttgccttgcaagtggtggaTTCAAGTTCTAGTCTCAGTATCCATCTCGTACGATCTCCTGCcttactgcagagccaggaataaaccctaagcacctctgggtgtaatTCAAGGACAAAAagcagggccggagcggtggtgcaggcagtagggcacttgccttgcacgtgctaatctagTACAGACCAcaattcaattccccagcatcccatatggtcccctaagccaggagcgatttctgaacacatagcgatttctgaacccctgagcgatgtcaggtgtggcccaaaaacaaacaaacaaaaaagacaaaaaccagtcTGGCAGAGCTGCTGTGGGCATCTCGAGCAAGGTGATAGGGGCTTGACTTGTCCTGCTTCTGCTCCTTGTTCtcctacagcaggggtctcaaactcacggccctccatacaacattttgtggccctgccctggaggaatcttgttttgttttgctttgttttagttatttgggtcaccccccacccaatgttcaaggcttactactgactttgcactcaaggatcaccctgactttgcctcctgcggcccccaggtaaattgagtttgagaccccctgctcTACAGAATGGTGCCCATCACGCTAGCCACCCAGTCCCCACCTGCACTCTGATCTCCCATTAGCCACCTACCCTGTGGCCGTGGGAGTCCCTCCTCTAAGCCCACCCTGGATCTCAGGAGCATCAGCTCCAAACCCCTATGCCAACCTCCTCCTGGTGGGCACctctggctgttttttttttttttttttgggggggggggatcacaccggcaacactcaggggatactcctactcctggctctgtgcttagaaatcgaccctggcaggcaccagggaccatatgggatgttgggattcaaaccaccgtacttctgcatgcaaggcaaatgccctacctccatgctatctctctgacccagcctCTGACTGTTGTGCTTTTTCTGCTCTGAATAATCATGTTTGAGACTGGGGGCCCAGATGTGAATATAGAGAGGCGCTCCATATACATTCTTTCCCGCTGCTCAAGGAAAGAAACTTCACGGGAGTGAGAGTATCTTTATTGCAGGTAGGAAGAAGGCCATCAGTAGAGTGAGACCAGTAGGCCCAGGAGAGGTTTGGTGGAGGTCGGCAGATGCCACCAAGGATCATGATGGACCTTGGCAAAGGCCACCAGGAGACATAATGGAGCTGGGCAGAGGCCATTAGAGGGTGATGTTCTCCTCATACAGCGACAGCAGAAGCAGCAAGATCCAGCCGCTCAGCAGGCCCATGTtgtgaagaaggaaaaggaaccaGGGCCGACGGTCCCGCACGTTCAGCATGGCTGGGAGCTGCGGAGGCATCAAGACCAGTCAGCATCAGCTCAGCCCTGCCCGGCCCTTGCATCCCAGGGGCGGCCCTGTCAGACCCCACCAGACCATGTCACAGAGAGCCACGTAGAGGAAGAGGCCTGTGGCCACAGCTAGGATCCAGGCTTCGCTGTCTTCAGTGACCCCGATCCCCAGCGCCACATAGAGACCGGCGAAGGCCGTGATCGCAGAAGCCAAGTTCAGCAGCAGAGCGCGGCGAACCGAGAGCCCAGCGTGCAGCAGGGCAGCGAAGTCCCCTGCACGAGGGCATCGTCAGGCAGAGGTCCCCCAACTCACCACTCCAGGCCCAGCTTGCCCTTTTGCCCAAGCCACCCAGAGTTCTCCCGTGTGACCAGCCCACAGACACCAGTGCCCCTCCCGCAGCAGACTTCACTCTGCACTGCCACGCACACAGGTCCTCTCTCTCAGGTCCCAAAGGCCCCCCCAAAGCAGCTGCACCCCATTAAATTGCCTGTCCCTACAGGCACTGCCATGTCTTGTCCCATCACCGGGCTGCAGACCCCAGCTGTTGGCCCGGCCTCTCACCCAGCTCGTGTGGCACCTCGTGGCAGAACACTGCCAGGGAAGTGGCTAGCCCGGTCTTCCAGGAAGAGGCAAAGGCGGCGCCCACGGCCATACCATCTGCGAAGTTGTGCAAGGCATCGCCCACCGTGATCATATAAGGCAGCAACCTCAGCTCTGCAGACCAGGGTAGTGGGTGGATTTTGCGGGGTTTTACACTCAATGCTGCTGGCTGGCCACACTCTACCCCGTCACCCCCTCCCCACCCAGCCTGGCCCTATACTGGTGCCCTGCCTCCCCAACAGTCCTCTGATCCCCCCACTTTATCCAGGCCTCCCTTGGGAGGCACCTCGGCTTCTTTTCTCGGCTTCCTGAGTCAGCAGCTCCGGGCTCTCCTCCGACACCTGGAAGGGGTTGACTAGGATGAGGCGCTGGGCAGGAAGGAGAGCAGGGGCTGGGTCCCCAGACCAAGGCGCTGGAAGTGCAGAACAGGTGGATGGGGTTCAGGAGGGGCCCCAGCACAAGAAGCCATCAGAATTAGTTAGCTCACCAGATCTGCTCTTGAGCTCTCGTGGGGCTGTTTGGACAGCCTGTGATCAGTGGGCGCCAGCTGCAGGGATACACCGTGGCTGTGGCCTCCGTGGCTGTGGCCTCCGTGGCTACAGGTTTCATCCTTTGGGTCCTGTAGGGAAGGTGACTAAGGGTCcatgtctttttttgtgtgtttttgttttttttttggtttttgggtcacacctggcggcgctcagggattactcctggttctgcgctcagaagtcacgcctggcaggctcaggggaccatatgggatgtggggattcgaagcaccatctcttcgaatcagctgcatgaaaggcaaatgccctaacactttgctatctctctggcctcaagaaccCACTTCTTCTCTTGCTCATTCCATCCCCCACATCCAGCCCATGGGCCTCACCTTGGGGTCCACAGACATCAAAAGATTGAAGAAGTTCTCAAAGAGGAAGAAGGTATAGAGGCCGCCAAGCATGGCCAGGAGGCGCCAGGTAGGCTGGGGGCCATGGTGATGATCCTCAGCCTTGTCATGAGCGTGCAGCCCCAGCACCTGGGGGGAAAGAGTACAGGCTGGGGACCTGGAAGCTCCTGCCCTTTCCCTGGGGCCAGGAGCTAAGGTTGGGGCAGGGGTGGGCCAAGAAGGCTCCAGAGACAGGCTGGGCCCCGAGAGAAGAGGCTCTGGCCAACCTTCGGGACCAGATGCAGGACAGCGTCTCCGGTGAGGGCGCCCACGGCCATGCCCAGGAAAGCCTGCAGGACGTAATGGGTGGCCACACTGCAGCGTGCGCAGCACAGGAGCAGGAGTCCCAGCCCGGCAAGGAGGCTGATGAGCAGCGTGGCCAGGGAGCCGTACAGATACTCTGGGAAGCGGAGCACCACGGCATGAGAAAGACGGTCAGGACTTGGCCTATCCCCGCCTCCCAACCCCGTAGCCTCCAAGCTCCTCTCTCCCCACAGACCTCGTGTCTCCCCATGACACCCTGGCTTTACTCTGATGCCactttctaccaccagtgtctgcCCAGCGCTGCCTCCTTGCCACCTGCCCTGCTTCCAGCATCTGGCCACAGGCAGGCAGGAACAGCGGAGGCAACccccaggcaggcaggcaaagCGGAGGCAACCCCGGACACTCACGCTCTGCCTGGCTGAGCTGGTTCTGGACTGGAGCCTTGGCCTGGGAGCTGCAGGCCCCACTCAGCTGCTGCTGGAGTAGGGCagggctcagctgggcccaggcctcgggggttattcctgtgtCTACCGAGAGGCTGTAGACGTCCATCACCTCTTTTGCACTCAGGCACACCTGCAGGAGGAAGGACAAGCTCAGGGCACACGCTGCCAACAGGACTTGGCCTTTCTAGCCCAAGGGACCCGGCTTCTTACTGTGTCCCAGATGCTGCTGGCGTTGTTATTGGTGGTGGCACGAAGCATGGTGGTGGCCAGAGCCTGGGTGCTTTGTCCTGAGTCCCCGTGCGAGTCATGGTCATGGGCATGATGGTGCGACTCAGCCACTCGAGCCAGCCCTAGGCGCTGCATCAGGACTGTCAGCTCTGTGGGGCACAGCACTGCTCAGTGTGGGGGCTCTACATTCC
Coding sequences within it:
- the SLC39A4 gene encoding zinc transporter ZIP4, which produces MTCRALLPWTLLLTQLLAATAAQPGQLLGALSFQGTLDQASLGGLLNTLVARVHCESGPCGKCLTVEQALALGGPPQGPLNPEHVARLSAAIALYLADPESTCADILAGHWATHADHLLAQLQGPGALIPGLTRLLQRVGARGPHLPQPQGCVELPQLLQEVKELGVPCSPGPVLAALVDHIGNGSCVSSLPAPQYFIDFVFRQHSGDAPSLTLAELTVLMQRLGLARVAESHHHAHDHDSHGDSGQSTQALATTMLRATTNNNASSIWDTVCLSAKEVMDVYSLSVDTGITPEAWAQLSPALLQQQLSGACSSQAKAPVQNQLSQAEQYLYGSLATLLISLLAGLGLLLLCCARCSVATHYVLQAFLGMAVGALTGDAVLHLVPKVLGLHAHDKAEDHHHGPQPTWRLLAMLGGLYTFFLFENFFNLLMSVDPKDPKDETCSHGGHSHGGHSHGVSLQLAPTDHRLSKQPHESSRADLVSEESPELLTQEAEKRSRELRLLPYMITVGDALHNFADGMAVGAAFASSWKTGLATSLAVFCHEVPHELGDFAALLHAGLSVRRALLLNLASAITAFAGLYVALGIGVTEDSEAWILAVATGLFLYVALCDMLPAMLNVRDRRPWFLFLLHNMGLLSGWILLLLLSLYEENITL